In Isosphaera pallida ATCC 43644, the sequence TTTGCGAATCACGCTTGGGAGCAGAATCGTGGTCCGGTTTGGTCTTGGCAAGAGCAACCGGTGCGGATGATGGCGACGCTAAAGAGGAGAAATCCAGCACGGCAGATCGCTGGCTGGTCTGGCGCGGAATCAACGATTGTGGCAGCTGAATCCATCCGAGTTTCTCCAGACTGGCGGGCAAGGTGGCCAGATCGAGTGGGATTCGTAACTCGAAGGTTGACCCGAATCCAGGTGAACCGGTCACGGTCAGATCCCCACCCATCAACCGGGCCAAGCGCCGCGAGATGGACAAGCCCAATCCGGTCCCCTCGTTGGTCTGGCCAGCGAGGCGACGCCCCTGCTGGAACGGCTGGAACAACACCGCTTGATCGGCGGGATCGATCCCCGCGCCAGTGTCGCGGACCGCAATCACCAAATTGCGTTGCGAGCTTCCCATTAAGGTAGGGGTAGGGTCGCGGCCCGGCACGTTCCTCATGAATGACGTGGTTCCGGTTGACGAATCATTCGAGTTGGGAAAAGGAGTCGAAGGAGCAATGGAACTGGATTCCTCGTGGGTTTCTACGCCCAAAATCACTTCGATCTCTCCTTGCTCCGTGAATTTGACCGCGTTGGACACGAGGTTGTGCAGAATCTGCCGCAAACGGGTGGGATCCACCAGGATTTGGGCGGGGATTGAGGTGGCAGTCCGAGCCGAGAGACTGAGGTTTTTGGAGAACGCCGAACGAGCATGGCTGACAAGCACTTCCTTCACGATTTCAAGAGGTGAAGTAGGAAGAGGTTCGACCCGGACGCTGTTCGCCTCCAGTTTGGACAAATCCAGAATGTCATTGATGAGTCGAAGCAGATGATCGCCGTTGCGTAAGATGGAGCGGATCGAGTCGCGCGAGATGGAGTCGCTCCCCTGCATGATCGCCTGATCGCGGAGGATTCGAGCGTAACCTAGGATCGCAGTCAATGGGGTGCGGATTTCGTGACTCATGTTGGCCAAAAACGCCGACTTGGCCCGCTGATCGGCGTTGGCTTTGCGGGTCGCCCGTTCTGCCTCAGCCAATGCGTGTTTCAAAGCTCGAGTGCGCCGAAAGATCAGGTCGCGGGTGGTTCGCGTCCGGCCAATGAGGAGGATGAACCCCATTTGCAAACTGATCGCCACGCCTAACCCCGCCATCGACAACAATAGCACCGTCGAGGAGAATTGGTCCGCCACCGCGGCCGTCAGTGGCCGAATCTCAAGCCTCCAAACCCGGTCGGCGAAGGTGAAGGTCTCCGGCGTAGGCTGAACTGCGACCAGCAGGGAATCCCGACCACTCCGCTCACGCACGAAGAGAACGCTGGCGTCGCTTGGCGAAGCTGGGGCGCCGATTGTCGCCACCCCTAGATCAAGCAACCGAACCTGGAAGCGGGTTTCCGGGTCCATCTCCGGAAGATTGAGAAATCGTTCGATGAAACGTTCGGGATTCAGCTCCACCACACACCAACCGCGAAGCGTCTGATTTCGCGCGTTGAAGACAGGTTGGATCAACCACATCCCGTACTGACGATTGAATCCCTGGGCGGAGCGTGGATCATTCCCGGAAAACCAAAGGGTCCTCTCCCCGTCGGGCGGTTGCCGGCGAATCGCTTCGATCCTAGGATCACTTTTGATAACCCACATCCGCCATCTCGATGAGTTGTTCATCCTACTGTGGTCGAAGAAAAGAATCGAACCGGCTTCGGCGTTGGATTCTTCGTCGTTGGCGAACCAAGCGAATCGCGCGACATCATGACTGGACGCGAACCACTTTTGCCCCAAGGCGTCCAACGCTTCCTGATCAATTCGGGGTTGCCGGGCGATTTCGGTGACGAGCGATCCGAAAAGGTGTTCTAACTCGCGTACATGATTCGCAAGCCGACTGGCGAGATGCTCCGATTCGAGTTCAAGAAATTGGTGTCGTTGAGTTCGCTCAAACGACGTCATCGCGGCGAGGAAGACCGAGATCACCAATAAGACCAACAGAGGACACCAGAGGAGTCCGCGACGCTGACGCGGATCGTTATCATAGGCGGCGAGGACCAAACCGGGTGTGACCAACAGAAGACCCACCGAGTCGCCCATCCACCATATCAAAATTCGTTGCGCCAGAGTCTCTAGGAACGTGGGCCATCCATTGACGAACTCCGTACCTACCGGGCTCCAGATTGAGTTCACCAGACATGAAATGGGTCCACAAATCAAAAGTG encodes:
- a CDS encoding ATP-binding protein, whose amino-acid sequence is MNTTNESKSEPPRRLAWIRLSRRCPAASWTTPPRSWAGDFARIAVLALGYFAVSWMAQVVNAFPNYPSFLWPAAGVALSALLVWGVRVWPGILIGNILASWSFHVTRLAPFPIDSADLPFGLIAWFGLGATVQALFGWFLITCFAAPPTSRWRERRFLWTLLICGPISCLVNSIWSPVGTEFVNGWPTFLETLAQRILIWWMGDSVGLLLVTPGLVLAAYDNDPRQRRGLLWCPLLVLLVISVFLAAMTSFERTQRHQFLELESEHLASRLANHVRELEHLFGSLVTEIARQPRIDQEALDALGQKWFASSHDVARFAWFANDEESNAEAGSILFFDHSRMNNSSRWRMWVIKSDPRIEAIRRQPPDGERTLWFSGNDPRSAQGFNRQYGMWLIQPVFNARNQTLRGWCVVELNPERFIERFLNLPEMDPETRFQVRLLDLGVATIGAPASPSDASVLFVRERSGRDSLLVAVQPTPETFTFADRVWRLEIRPLTAAVADQFSSTVLLLSMAGLGVAISLQMGFILLIGRTRTTRDLIFRRTRALKHALAEAERATRKANADQRAKSAFLANMSHEIRTPLTAILGYARILRDQAIMQGSDSISRDSIRSILRNGDHLLRLINDILDLSKLEANSVRVEPLPTSPLEIVKEVLVSHARSAFSKNLSLSARTATSIPAQILVDPTRLRQILHNLVSNAVKFTEQGEIEVILGVETHEESSSIAPSTPFPNSNDSSTGTTSFMRNVPGRDPTPTLMGSSQRNLVIAVRDTGAGIDPADQAVLFQPFQQGRRLAGQTNEGTGLGLSISRRLARLMGGDLTVTGSPGFGSTFELRIPLDLATLPASLEKLGWIQLPQSLIPRQTSQRSAVLDFSSLASPSSAPVALAKTKPDHDSAPKRDSQNQPPPDPKLEYSLPSGSSTLFQGRRVLLVEDTPDNRRVISYSLKRLGLAVETAENGELGVERVLAEPEGFDLVLMDISMPVMDGRQAVKILRERKFTLPIVALTAHALEEERERCLREGFDEYLAKPFSSRDLKTILERVWTKREERVFKSRV